The following coding sequences are from one Megamonas funiformis window:
- a CDS encoding HMA2 domain-containing protein yields MSYASGMAIGLTIGQQLLKFFSKDGGNNKIFSFSELHQGLNTINEEIKAQSFRLAHAIKGRRRYYIDALKQNEKLAKVLSLKLKELPYIKEVTTNINTGSLLIIYSCVENIIDDIFAQLKNKVFAFKHKVTQMSNQATTMASDTILMVVKEINEWVKKKTNNVIDLRVLVSSFFALRGIRKILTMGQRPNGPQMLWWAFSILRGIGK; encoded by the coding sequence ATGTCATATGCATCTGGTATGGCTATTGGATTAACTATTGGACAACAATTATTAAAATTTTTTTCTAAAGATGGAGGAAATAATAAAATTTTTAGTTTTTCAGAACTACATCAAGGATTGAATACTATAAATGAAGAAATAAAAGCACAAAGTTTTCGTTTGGCACATGCTATAAAAGGGCGTCGCCGTTATTATATTGATGCTTTAAAACAAAATGAAAAATTAGCTAAAGTATTAAGTTTAAAATTGAAAGAGTTACCATATATAAAAGAAGTTACTACTAATATTAATACGGGAAGTTTACTTATTATATATAGTTGTGTAGAAAATATTATAGATGATATATTTGCACAGTTGAAAAACAAGGTATTTGCTTTTAAACATAAAGTAACCCAAATGAGTAATCAAGCAACTACTATGGCTAGTGATACTATTTTAATGGTAGTGAAAGAGATAAATGAATGGGTTAAGAAAAAAACAAATAATGTCATAGATTTACGTGTACTAGTATCAAGTTTTTTTGCTTTAAGAGGTATACGTAAGATTTTAACTATGGGGCAACGTCCTAATGGACCACAAATGCTATGGTGGGCATTTTCTATTTTGAGAGGAATTGGTAAATAA